Proteins encoded by one window of Yersinia massiliensis:
- the rmuC gene encoding DNA recombination protein RmuC, whose product MDISLFYGLGGGLIGGLIGWLIANFYQQRNKAQQDIERRLLEQTLQQTQQNRVELQATLQRDEQQLRQGELELRNLHSQLAANAEKLQQMSHWRSECEQLNQELRAQREVNSAQEAELREVTIRLEETRLAAEEKQRLLLNSEQRLTTQFENLANRIFEQTGRRADEQNKQSLEHLLLPLREQLAGFHRQVQDSFGQEARERHTLTHEIRSLQQLNAQMAHEALNLTKALKGDNKTQGNWGEVVLAKVLEASGLREGYEYETQVNVKIDSTSRMQPDVIVRLPQGKDVVVDAKMSLVAYERYFNSEDDVEREAALSEHLSSLRAHIRMLGRKDYQQLPGLRSLDYVLMFIPVEPAFLVAIDRQPELINEALQHNIMLVSPTTLLVALRTITNLWRYEHQSQNAQRIAERAAKLYDKFRLFVDDMASLGQSLDKAQLSYRQAMNKLSQGRGNLIGQVEGFRALGVEVKRPISPSLAEQARMEDQPESDLALSDDAESETYPSNIDITDPAPLKYQG is encoded by the coding sequence GTGGATATCAGTTTATTTTATGGGCTGGGGGGCGGCTTGATTGGTGGGCTTATTGGCTGGTTGATTGCTAACTTCTATCAGCAGCGGAATAAAGCACAGCAAGATATTGAGCGCCGATTACTAGAGCAAACACTACAGCAAACCCAGCAGAACAGGGTGGAATTACAAGCCACGTTGCAACGTGATGAACAGCAATTGCGCCAAGGGGAGTTGGAATTACGCAACTTGCATAGTCAGCTCGCGGCTAATGCCGAAAAACTGCAACAAATGTCGCATTGGCGTAGTGAATGTGAGCAGCTTAATCAAGAGCTGCGCGCGCAGAGAGAAGTGAACAGTGCTCAAGAAGCTGAACTACGTGAAGTCACTATTCGCTTGGAAGAGACTCGGCTAGCAGCAGAAGAGAAACAACGATTACTCCTGAACAGTGAGCAGCGGCTGACAACGCAATTCGAAAATCTAGCTAACCGCATCTTTGAGCAAACAGGTCGCCGCGCGGATGAACAAAATAAGCAAAGTCTCGAGCACCTATTGCTACCTCTGCGAGAGCAGTTGGCTGGCTTTCATCGTCAAGTGCAGGACAGTTTTGGTCAAGAGGCTAGGGAGCGGCACACACTGACGCATGAAATTCGTAGCCTACAACAACTCAATGCCCAAATGGCGCACGAAGCACTCAACCTGACGAAAGCCCTTAAAGGGGATAATAAAACGCAGGGGAACTGGGGCGAAGTGGTTTTGGCTAAAGTACTTGAAGCATCAGGACTACGTGAAGGCTATGAATATGAAACTCAAGTAAATGTAAAAATTGATAGCACTAGCCGTATGCAACCCGATGTTATCGTCCGCTTACCGCAGGGTAAGGATGTTGTTGTTGATGCTAAAATGTCGCTGGTGGCTTATGAGCGTTATTTTAATAGTGAGGATGATGTAGAACGTGAGGCGGCATTGAGTGAGCATTTATCGTCGCTGCGTGCTCATATCAGGATGTTAGGCCGCAAAGATTACCAGCAACTCCCAGGCTTACGCTCACTTGATTATGTGCTGATGTTTATTCCGGTAGAACCTGCCTTTTTGGTGGCTATTGATCGCCAGCCAGAATTGATCAATGAGGCGCTACAGCACAACATTATGCTGGTCAGCCCAACAACATTGCTGGTCGCGCTAAGGACGATCACTAATTTATGGCGTTATGAACATCAAAGCCAAAATGCGCAGCGCATTGCTGAAAGAGCGGCCAAACTTTATGACAAATTCCGATTATTTGTCGATGATATGGCGTCATTGGGGCAGAGCCTCGATAAAGCACAACTAAGTTATCGTCAGGCAATGAACAAACTGTCGCAAGGGCGTGGTAACCTGATAGGGCAAGTTGAAGGTTTTCGCGCTTTGGGGGTCGAGGTAAAACGGCCGATCAGTCCATCGTTGGCAGAGCAAGCCCGAATGGAGGATCAACCCGAGAGCGATCTAGCGCTATCCGATGATGCGGAATCAGAGACATATCCAAGTAACATCGATATTACTGATCCTGCACCGCTGAAGTATCAGGGTTAG
- a CDS encoding DedA family protein: MTLNDVITLIIDFVREHESWAMPIVFILAFGESLAFLSLLLPATVILLGLGALIGESGISFWPIWAAATAGAFFGDWVSYWVGIHYKDRVGTLWPLSRNPQLLVRGHAFFERWGFFGAFIGRFFGPLRAVVPLVAGICAMPKFYFQLANITSAIIWAFGILAPGAFGIQWVAHWMD, translated from the coding sequence GTGACCCTGAATGACGTCATTACTCTCATTATTGATTTTGTTCGTGAGCATGAATCATGGGCCATGCCTATCGTCTTTATACTCGCTTTCGGTGAATCCCTTGCTTTTCTCTCCTTATTGCTGCCTGCAACGGTTATCTTGCTTGGGTTGGGTGCACTAATCGGTGAAAGTGGTATTTCTTTTTGGCCAATCTGGGCTGCAGCTACAGCCGGCGCTTTCTTTGGTGATTGGGTCTCTTATTGGGTTGGTATCCATTACAAAGACCGAGTCGGTACCCTTTGGCCGCTCTCTCGCAATCCCCAGTTACTTGTGCGTGGCCATGCATTCTTCGAACGTTGGGGTTTCTTTGGTGCTTTCATCGGCCGTTTTTTTGGGCCATTACGTGCCGTCGTCCCTTTGGTTGCAGGTATCTGCGCCATGCCAAAATTCTATTTCCAATTAGCTAATATCACTTCCGCCATCATCTGGGCATTCGGTATTTTAGCTCCCGGTGCCTTTGGCATTCAGTGGGTTGCTCACTGGATGGATTGA
- a CDS encoding carbon starvation CstA family protein, whose product MQHAITFVIASACILTICYRLYGIFFVRKVLRVDDTEVTPSHTFEDGKDYVPTKKWVNFGSHFAAIAAAGPLVGPVLAAQYGYLPGFLWLLIGCVIGGAVHDTVVLFASMRHQGKSLSEVAKAELGPVAGWCTGLAMLFIITITMAGLSMVVVHALERNPWGTFAVFMTIPIAICVGLWERMTGSMKGASYVGIAAIMVCVFVGPYIEGTWLGEWLMLKADTVSIILPMYAFFATALPVWMLLTPRGYLSSFMKIGVFGALIVGVVFINPEIQFPALTQFIHGGGPVLAGPVWPFISITIACGAISGFHAFIGSGTTPKQIDKWSDILPVGFGAMLAECMVGVMALIAATSLHPADYFAINSSAEAWSLLGMEVVNLPQLSQEIGLDLYGRTGGAVTLAVGMTDIFIRVPWFSSMAAYFFQFVVMFEAVFILTAVDSGTRVARYLLQDFLGDIWAPLKRTDWLPGTLACSVIACALWGYLLNSGDINSVWALFGVSNQLMASVGLIIGATIILRLATKRIYMLTCVIPLAYLFVTVNYAGYWMITHVYFNSAAKGYNLFNGIISIIMMTLGVIILISALKKWRELWIRRSAEMAGNKVVTANA is encoded by the coding sequence ATGCAACATGCGATTACCTTTGTTATCGCCTCCGCGTGTATCCTGACAATATGCTACCGCTTATACGGTATCTTTTTTGTTCGTAAGGTACTGCGAGTCGATGATACTGAAGTCACACCTTCCCACACCTTTGAAGATGGTAAAGATTACGTCCCAACTAAAAAGTGGGTGAACTTTGGCAGCCACTTTGCAGCAATTGCTGCCGCTGGCCCTTTGGTTGGCCCAGTACTTGCCGCGCAATATGGCTATTTACCCGGTTTCCTGTGGTTATTAATCGGGTGTGTTATCGGTGGTGCCGTTCACGATACGGTCGTGCTCTTTGCCTCGATGAGACATCAGGGAAAATCCCTGTCCGAAGTCGCTAAAGCAGAACTCGGTCCAGTTGCGGGTTGGTGTACTGGCCTGGCAATGCTGTTCATCATCACCATTACCATGGCTGGATTATCAATGGTTGTGGTACATGCTCTGGAACGTAACCCTTGGGGGACGTTCGCGGTGTTCATGACCATTCCTATCGCTATCTGCGTGGGATTATGGGAACGCATGACCGGTAGCATGAAAGGGGCTTCTTATGTCGGTATCGCTGCCATCATGGTATGCGTATTTGTCGGCCCTTATATTGAAGGTACTTGGCTCGGCGAATGGTTAATGCTGAAAGCAGACACCGTTAGCATTATTTTGCCAATGTATGCTTTCTTTGCGACTGCGTTACCTGTTTGGATGTTATTGACTCCTCGTGGTTATCTTTCTAGTTTCATGAAAATTGGTGTTTTCGGCGCACTGATCGTTGGTGTTGTATTTATTAACCCTGAAATCCAATTCCCCGCATTAACACAGTTTATTCATGGTGGCGGCCCTGTTTTAGCTGGCCCAGTCTGGCCGTTTATCTCGATCACCATTGCGTGTGGTGCTATTTCTGGTTTCCATGCCTTTATCGGGTCTGGTACGACACCAAAACAGATAGACAAATGGAGCGATATCTTACCTGTTGGTTTTGGTGCAATGCTGGCCGAATGTATGGTTGGGGTGATGGCCCTGATCGCGGCAACCTCTTTGCATCCGGCTGACTATTTTGCGATTAACTCTTCCGCTGAGGCTTGGAGCTTGCTTGGCATGGAAGTGGTTAACTTGCCACAACTGAGCCAAGAAATCGGCTTAGATCTGTATGGACGTACCGGTGGTGCTGTGACCTTAGCTGTCGGTATGACTGATATCTTCATCCGTGTACCCTGGTTCAGTAGCATGGCAGCTTACTTCTTCCAGTTTGTTGTTATGTTTGAAGCTGTCTTTATTTTGACAGCGGTTGACTCAGGCACTCGTGTTGCTCGCTACCTGCTGCAAGATTTCTTGGGCGATATTTGGGCACCATTAAAACGTACCGATTGGTTACCTGGCACTCTAGCATGCAGTGTTATTGCTTGTGCGCTTTGGGGTTACCTCCTCAATTCTGGTGATATCAACTCTGTTTGGGCACTGTTCGGCGTATCTAATCAGTTAATGGCTTCTGTTGGCTTAATCATCGGCGCGACGATTATTCTGCGGTTGGCAACCAAGCGTATATACATGCTGACGTGTGTGATTCCTCTCGCTTATCTGTTTGTCACCGTAAACTATGCCGGTTACTGGATGATCACCCACGTATACTTCAATTCAGCGGCTAAAGGCTACAATCTGTTCAATGGCATCATCTCTATTATCATGATGACACTGGGCGTGATTATCCTGATATCCGCACTGAAAAAATGGCGTGAATTGTGGATCCGCAGATCTGCTGAGATGGCTGGCAATAAAGTCGTGACAGCCAATGCCTAA
- a CDS encoding tyrosine-protein phosphatase: MTQPTHFHPSLLPLDGGINFRDLGGNLAADGRRIKRGLLFRSGSLDSLSAKDCDFLSRGPAAQIIDYRDADEVLSKPDVLWQGASYHNIPANPLSSEVNANLEKLTNETLATFDARAFMLELYRRLPFSNLAYKQLSGLLQNCASPEHAAASIVQHCAVGKDRTGVGSALVLFALGADESTVLEDYLLTETTLAPFREHMLAQLSLKLNAQALGQFAFVLSAKEEFIQTALRSIQERYGSREQWLQQEFGLGSLEREKLQSYFLE; encoded by the coding sequence ATGACGCAGCCGACTCATTTTCATCCTTCCCTATTGCCGCTTGATGGTGGCATTAATTTTCGAGATCTCGGTGGTAACCTTGCTGCTGATGGTCGCCGTATCAAGCGTGGCCTGCTATTTCGCTCTGGTTCACTCGACAGTTTAAGCGCCAAAGATTGTGATTTTCTCAGTCGCGGCCCTGCGGCTCAAATTATTGATTATCGCGATGCTGATGAAGTGCTATCCAAACCTGATGTCTTGTGGCAAGGGGCCAGTTATCACAATATTCCTGCGAATCCACTGAGCAGTGAAGTGAATGCCAATCTAGAGAAACTCACTAACGAGACACTGGCGACGTTTGATGCACGCGCCTTTATGTTAGAGCTTTATCGCCGACTACCCTTTAGTAATCTGGCCTATAAGCAATTGTCAGGTTTGCTGCAAAACTGCGCTTCTCCAGAGCATGCTGCGGCCAGTATCGTCCAACATTGTGCTGTCGGAAAAGACCGCACTGGCGTGGGTTCTGCTCTCGTACTATTTGCACTTGGCGCGGATGAATCAACCGTATTAGAAGATTACCTATTAACGGAAACGACGTTGGCACCATTTCGTGAGCACATGCTGGCTCAGTTGTCGCTGAAACTCAACGCTCAGGCACTCGGCCAATTTGCATTCGTGTTATCCGCCAAAGAAGAGTTTATTCAAACCGCATTGCGTAGTATTCAAGAGCGATATGGTAGCCGAGAGCAATGGCTGCAACAGGAGTTTGGTCTGGGTAGCCTTGAGCGCGAAAAGCTTCAGTCATATTTTCTAGAGTAA
- the udp gene encoding uridine phosphorylase → MAKSDVFHLGLTKNDLQGATLAIVPGDPQRVEKIAKLMDNPVHLASHREFTSWRAELDGKAVIVCSTGIGGPSTSIAVEELAQLGIRTFLRIGTTGAIQSHINVGDVLVTTAAVRLDGASLHFAPMEFPAVADFDCTTALVNAAKSVGATTHIGVTASSDTFYPGQERYDTFSGRVVRRFKGSMEEWQSMGVMNYEMESATLLTMCASQGLRAGMVAGVIVNRTQQEIPNEETMKATESHAVKIVVEAARHLL, encoded by the coding sequence ATGGCTAAATCTGACGTTTTTCACCTAGGCTTAACTAAAAATGATCTGCAAGGGGCGACTCTGGCAATTGTTCCAGGTGATCCACAGCGTGTTGAGAAAATCGCTAAATTGATGGATAACCCAGTACATCTGGCTTCCCATCGTGAATTTACCTCATGGCGGGCAGAGTTAGATGGTAAAGCCGTGATTGTTTGCTCAACGGGTATTGGTGGTCCATCGACCTCAATTGCTGTTGAAGAGTTAGCGCAGCTCGGTATCCGTACCTTCCTGCGTATTGGTACGACTGGGGCTATTCAGTCACATATTAATGTCGGTGATGTCTTGGTCACCACTGCTGCAGTGCGTTTAGACGGTGCCAGTTTGCACTTTGCGCCAATGGAATTCCCTGCGGTAGCAGATTTTGATTGTACAACGGCGCTGGTTAACGCTGCAAAATCAGTGGGCGCAACAACTCATATTGGTGTAACGGCTTCTTCAGATACTTTCTATCCAGGGCAAGAGCGCTATGACACTTTCTCTGGCCGCGTTGTGCGCCGCTTTAAAGGCTCAATGGAAGAATGGCAATCAATGGGCGTGATGAATTATGAAATGGAATCTGCAACTTTGCTGACCATGTGTGCCAGCCAAGGTTTGCGTGCGGGCATGGTTGCTGGGGTGATTGTAAACCGTACCCAGCAAGAGATCCCAAATGAAGAAACCATGAAAGCGACGGAAAGCCACGCAGTGAAAATTGTGGTAGAAGCCGCACGCCACCTGCTGTAA
- a CDS encoding dienelactone hydrolase family protein — translation MKTDLLMTLRQAAGGFTPAVAPLASTTRHTDHQGIHCGETTIPSQGDELPAYIAKPAQHTGPYPVVIVVQEIFGVHEHIQDICRRLAKQGYLAIAPELFFRQGDAKEYEDINALVKNLVSKVPDRQVMVDLDHAAHWASRHGGDTSKLAITGFCWGGRIAWLYAAHNPQLKAAVAWYGKLVGEKTLLLPKYPVDVAIDLIAPVLGLYGGKDGSITQEHVDIMRQALRAANADAEIIVYPEAGHAFNADYRPNYHAESALDGWQRMLDWFAQHGVAANPVPESDQ, via the coding sequence GTGAAAACTGATCTACTGATGACACTCAGACAGGCTGCAGGTGGCTTCACACCCGCCGTCGCACCACTGGCCTCGACGACCCGCCATACCGATCACCAAGGTATTCACTGCGGAGAAACCACGATCCCGTCTCAGGGTGATGAATTGCCCGCTTATATTGCCAAACCCGCACAACATACTGGCCCTTATCCTGTCGTGATTGTTGTTCAAGAAATATTTGGCGTGCACGAACACATTCAGGATATCTGCCGTCGATTAGCGAAACAGGGATATCTGGCTATCGCCCCTGAGCTGTTTTTTCGTCAAGGTGATGCTAAAGAATATGAAGATATCAATGCGTTAGTCAAAAATCTGGTGAGTAAAGTGCCAGACCGCCAAGTGATGGTCGACCTTGATCACGCGGCACATTGGGCCTCTCGTCATGGCGGCGATACCAGCAAATTAGCCATCACCGGTTTTTGTTGGGGCGGCCGAATTGCGTGGTTGTATGCCGCCCACAATCCACAGTTAAAGGCTGCTGTGGCTTGGTATGGTAAATTGGTGGGTGAAAAGACCTTACTGCTCCCGAAATATCCTGTTGATGTCGCTATCGATCTCATTGCGCCCGTGCTGGGGCTGTATGGCGGCAAAGATGGCAGTATCACGCAGGAACATGTCGACATCATGCGTCAAGCATTGCGAGCCGCGAATGCTGATGCCGAAATCATTGTTTATCCAGAGGCGGGGCATGCATTTAACGCTGACTATCGCCCCAATTATCATGCCGAGTCTGCTCTTGATGGCTGGCAACGCATGCTTGACTGGTTTGCCCAGCACGGTGTAGCCGCCAACCCTGTGCCTGAAAGTGATCAATAA
- the metE gene encoding 5-methyltetrahydropteroyltriglutamate--homocysteine S-methyltransferase — protein sequence MTILNHTLGFPRVGLKRELKKAQESYWAGNSTQEELLNVGRELRARHWQQQQQAGIDLVPVGDFAWYDHVLTTSLLLGNVPERHQNADGSIDLDTLFRIGRGRAPTGKPAAAAEMTKWFNTNYHYMVPEFQQGQQFKLGWTQLLDEVDEALALGHKIKPVLLGPVTYLWLGKVKGEQFDRLSLLKDILPVYQQVLAELAKRGIEWVQIDEPALVLELPAEWLAAFQPAYQALQGQVKLLLTTYFDSIGHNLDTIRALPVQGLHVDVVAGQDDIAQLNAQLPATWLLSLGVINGRNVWRADLSQWFERLKPLINGRPLWLGTSCSLLHSPIDLSEETRLDAEVKSWFAFALQKCAELALLTHALNEPSDDKLAELAAYSAPIRARRASSRVHNPQVEQRLAAITAQDIERQQPYEARAQAQRLRFNLPAWPTTTIGSFPQTTEIRGLRLDFKQGRLDGKNYRTGISEHIKQAIAEQERLGLDVLVHGEAERNDMVEYFGEHLDGFIFTQNGWVQSYGSRCVKPPVIIGDISRPEAITVEWAKYAQSLTDKPVKGMLTGPVTILCWSFPREDVSRETIAKQIALALRDEVEDLEKAGIGIIQIDEPALREGLPLRRADWQAYLQWAVDAFKLNAAVAQNDTQIHTHMCYCEFNDIMDSIAALDADVITIETSRSDMELLESFEDFAYPNEIGPGVYDIHSPNVPSVEWIEALLRKAAQRIPAERLWVNPDCGLKTRGWPETRQALANMVLAAQRLREERV from the coding sequence ATGACAATTTTAAATCACACACTGGGTTTTCCGCGTGTTGGACTGAAACGTGAACTGAAAAAGGCACAAGAAAGTTACTGGGCTGGCAACTCCACGCAAGAAGAATTGCTCAATGTGGGTCGTGAATTGCGCGCCCGCCATTGGCAACAGCAGCAACAAGCTGGCATTGATTTAGTGCCAGTGGGTGACTTTGCTTGGTATGACCATGTATTGACCACCAGTTTGCTGCTGGGTAACGTTCCAGAGCGCCACCAAAACGCGGATGGCTCGATTGACTTGGATACCTTATTCCGCATCGGCCGTGGCCGTGCACCGACAGGTAAACCGGCGGCAGCGGCAGAAATGACCAAATGGTTTAACACCAACTATCACTACATGGTGCCTGAGTTCCAACAAGGCCAGCAGTTTAAGTTGGGCTGGACTCAGCTACTGGATGAAGTCGATGAAGCGCTGGCGTTAGGCCATAAAATTAAGCCGGTCTTGCTGGGGCCTGTCACATATCTGTGGTTGGGCAAAGTGAAAGGGGAGCAGTTCGACCGACTCTCTTTGCTAAAAGACATTCTGCCAGTGTACCAACAAGTCTTGGCTGAACTGGCTAAACGTGGCATTGAGTGGGTCCAGATTGATGAGCCCGCGCTGGTGCTAGAATTGCCAGCGGAGTGGCTGGCAGCCTTCCAACCGGCATATCAGGCGCTACAAGGTCAGGTTAAGTTGCTGCTGACCACCTATTTCGACAGTATCGGTCATAATCTTGACACTATTCGCGCGTTGCCAGTGCAGGGTCTGCATGTTGATGTGGTCGCGGGTCAAGATGATATTGCGCAACTGAATGCACAGTTGCCAGCCACATGGTTGCTCTCTCTGGGGGTGATTAATGGTCGTAACGTTTGGCGAGCCGATCTCAGCCAGTGGTTCGAGCGCCTGAAACCACTGATTAATGGTCGCCCATTATGGCTTGGCACCTCTTGCTCCTTATTGCATAGCCCAATTGATTTAAGTGAAGAGACGCGTCTCGATGCTGAAGTCAAAAGTTGGTTCGCCTTTGCCCTGCAAAAATGTGCTGAATTGGCACTGCTAACACATGCGCTAAATGAACCGAGTGACGATAAATTGGCTGAGTTGGCCGCTTACAGCGCACCTATTCGCGCTCGCCGAGCTTCCAGCCGTGTTCATAATCCACAAGTGGAACAACGTCTGGCGGCAATTACAGCGCAAGATATCGAACGCCAGCAGCCTTATGAAGCGCGTGCGCAAGCGCAGCGTCTACGCTTCAACTTGCCAGCTTGGCCGACCACCACTATCGGCTCATTCCCACAAACCACCGAAATTCGGGGCCTGCGTCTGGACTTCAAACAAGGCCGTTTGGATGGTAAAAACTATCGCACGGGTATCAGTGAACATATCAAGCAAGCCATCGCTGAACAGGAACGTTTGGGGCTGGACGTGCTAGTACACGGTGAAGCTGAACGTAATGACATGGTGGAATACTTCGGCGAACATCTGGACGGTTTTATCTTCACACAAAACGGCTGGGTGCAGAGCTACGGATCCCGTTGCGTGAAGCCGCCAGTGATTATTGGTGATATCAGCCGTCCTGAAGCCATCACGGTTGAATGGGCCAAATATGCTCAATCACTGACAGATAAGCCGGTAAAAGGCATGTTGACGGGGCCGGTCACCATTCTGTGCTGGTCATTCCCGCGTGAAGATGTGAGCCGCGAAACGATTGCTAAGCAAATTGCATTAGCGCTGCGTGACGAAGTGGAAGACCTTGAAAAAGCAGGTATTGGTATCATTCAGATTGATGAACCAGCACTGCGTGAAGGGCTGCCGCTGCGCCGCGCTGATTGGCAAGCTTATCTGCAATGGGCCGTTGATGCCTTTAAATTGAATGCCGCGGTCGCGCAAAACGATACTCAGATCCACACGCACATGTGTTATTGCGAGTTCAATGACATCATGGATTCCATTGCGGCACTGGATGCGGACGTGATAACCATCGAAACTTCACGTTCAGATATGGAATTGCTGGAATCATTTGAAGATTTCGCGTATCCGAATGAAATTGGCCCCGGCGTTTATGATATTCACTCACCGAATGTGCCAAGTGTGGAATGGATTGAGGCGCTATTACGTAAAGCCGCCCAACGCATCCCAGCAGAACGTTTGTGGGTCAATCCCGACTGCGGCCTTAAAACGCGTGGCTGGCCGGAAACTCGTCAGGCATTGGCTAACATGGTGCTAGCTGCACAGCGCCTACGTGAAGAACGCGTTTAA
- the metR gene encoding HTH-type transcriptional regulator MetR, which yields MIELKHLRTLQALRNTGSLAAAATQLHQTQSALSHQFSDLEQRLGFRLFVRKSQPLRFTTQGEILLQLAEQVLPQIKQALQTCNEPHQTALRIAIECHSCIQWLTPALDNFHKSWPQVAMDFQSGVTFDPQPALQQGELDLVLTSDILPRSGLHYSPMFDFEVRLVLAPDHPLANKARIEPEDLTEEVLMIYPVQRQRLDIWRHFLQPAGVNPVLKNVDNTLLLIQMVSARMGIAALPHWVVESFERQGLVTTKTLGNGLWSRLYAAVRDGEQRQPVTEAFIRSARQHACDHLPFVKNAERPNAGVPIARPLSQLPQ from the coding sequence ATGATCGAACTGAAACACTTACGCACCCTGCAAGCTTTGCGTAATACCGGCTCACTGGCGGCGGCGGCGACACAACTTCATCAGACCCAATCGGCCTTGTCCCATCAATTCAGCGATCTGGAGCAACGTCTGGGGTTTCGCCTGTTTGTGCGTAAAAGCCAGCCGCTGCGTTTCACCACACAAGGTGAGATCCTGCTTCAGTTGGCTGAACAAGTGCTGCCACAAATCAAACAGGCCCTGCAAACCTGTAACGAGCCACATCAAACCGCACTGCGCATTGCTATCGAGTGCCATAGCTGCATTCAATGGCTGACACCTGCGTTGGATAACTTCCACAAAAGCTGGCCGCAAGTCGCGATGGATTTCCAATCCGGTGTGACTTTCGATCCACAGCCCGCCTTGCAGCAAGGCGAACTGGATTTGGTGTTAACGTCAGATATTTTGCCGCGTAGTGGTTTGCACTATTCGCCGATGTTTGATTTTGAGGTGCGATTAGTCTTGGCACCGGATCACCCATTGGCGAATAAAGCCCGTATCGAGCCAGAGGATTTAACCGAAGAAGTCTTGATGATTTACCCAGTGCAGCGTCAGCGTTTAGATATCTGGCGGCACTTCCTGCAACCTGCGGGAGTGAATCCGGTGCTGAAAAATGTCGATAATACGTTGCTACTGATTCAGATGGTGTCCGCTCGCATGGGGATCGCCGCACTGCCACATTGGGTGGTAGAGAGCTTCGAGCGTCAGGGATTGGTTACCACCAAAACATTGGGGAATGGCTTGTGGAGCCGGTTATACGCTGCCGTCCGTGATGGAGAGCAGCGCCAACCAGTAACAGAAGCGTTTATTCGTTCGGCTCGGCAACACGCTTGCGATCATCTGCCTTTTGTAAAGAATGCGGAGCGACCCAACGCCGGTGTACCCATAGCGAGGCCATTATCACAATTGCCCCAATGA
- a CDS encoding carboxylate/amino acid/amine transporter, which yields MPLLVITTILWAFSFSLIGEYLAGQVDSWFSVLMRVGLAALVFLPFLRWRNIPWRVILLYMIVGAIQLGIMYLFSFRAYLYLTVPEFLLFTVMTPLYVTLIYDLLRRQRLRWGYALSALLAVVGAAIIRYDHLSEHFWWGLVLVQAANICFAIGQVGYKRLMEVHPIPQHVAFSWFYVGALLVAVFAWFAFGNPEKLPTTQLQWGVLVWLGVGASGLGYFMWNYGATQVDAGTLGIMNNVHVPAGLLVNLAIWQEKPHWPSFIIGAIVIMASLWVHRRWVAPHSLQKADDRKRVAEPNE from the coding sequence GTGCCGTTACTGGTCATTACCACCATTTTGTGGGCATTTTCGTTCAGCCTAATTGGCGAATATCTGGCAGGGCAGGTGGACAGTTGGTTCTCTGTGCTGATGCGAGTTGGCCTCGCTGCGCTGGTTTTTTTACCGTTTCTGCGTTGGCGTAATATCCCTTGGCGGGTCATCCTGCTGTATATGATTGTGGGCGCTATTCAGCTCGGCATCATGTACTTATTCAGCTTCCGCGCATACCTCTACCTGACGGTGCCAGAATTTTTGCTGTTTACCGTGATGACCCCGCTATATGTCACCTTAATTTATGATTTGTTGCGCCGTCAGCGCCTGCGTTGGGGCTATGCTCTCAGTGCTCTTTTGGCTGTCGTCGGGGCCGCAATCATCCGTTATGACCACTTGAGTGAGCATTTTTGGTGGGGGCTGGTGTTAGTTCAGGCCGCCAATATCTGTTTTGCTATCGGGCAAGTAGGATACAAGCGGCTGATGGAAGTCCACCCGATCCCGCAACATGTGGCATTTTCATGGTTCTACGTTGGGGCACTGTTGGTCGCGGTCTTTGCGTGGTTTGCCTTTGGCAATCCAGAAAAACTGCCAACGACTCAATTACAGTGGGGCGTGCTGGTATGGCTTGGTGTCGGCGCATCTGGCCTAGGCTATTTCATGTGGAACTATGGTGCGACACAGGTCGATGCCGGCACCTTGGGTATCATGAATAACGTGCATGTTCCGGCTGGGTTACTGGTGAATTTGGCCATCTGGCAAGAAAAACCCCATTGGCCCAGCTTTATCATTGGGGCAATTGTGATAATGGCCTCGCTATGGGTACACCGGCGTTGGGTCGCTCCGCATTCTTTACAAAAGGCAGATGATCGCAAGCGTGTTGCCGAGCCGAACGAATAA